From the Companilactobacillus ginsenosidimutans genome, the window AAAGATACGTTTTTCCAACTCCAAAATCACCAGCCAAATAGATTCCAGGAACAAATTTACCTTCACGATCGTAATTGTCTAAAAAGTTTATTGCAGCATCAAATGCTTCTTGCCTACCAGCACCTGTATAGTCATTTAAACTAGCGTTTCTAACATCTTTCGGCATGTCCAACAGTGCAAATCCAGCCTCGTATGCTTTCTTTTCATCGGATGCCAATTTACGCTTGTTTGGGATATAAGCAACTTCAATATTGTGGTTACTAACAATGAGCTGAGGATAGTAATCTTTTGAATATTCACTATGATTCTTCTTTTGATTGTAGAATTCATAAATTGCTGCAGCACTCACATCGATTGAGTCCTTAGTAATTTGGTCTTGATTTTCAAGTAGAAATTTTTTTACATCAGGATCATTTAATGCTTCTTCCATCAATTTGTGATAATCAATATTTTTAAAATGATAATTACTTAATCCCTCTGCTAAAACATCACTAAATTTTTCCATGACTAATTTTTCCTATTTCTTAATTTTTTCAGCATTTCTTGTCTATGCTGTTCTGCTTTTATCTCATCAGTATTATTAGCAGATTTGCTTTGTACCTTGCTCCAGTCAGTAGCTTGTTCAACCTTGCCAGAATTTTTAGAATATCGACGTTTTCGAGGATTTTTAGAACGATTTTGAAAATCATTCAATCTCTTTAGAGCATCTTCAGGCGTCTTGACACCATTTTGTTTCCAATCATTTGAAATTGTCTCCATCAATGGCAACGCCAGTGTTGGTGATGACTGCAATATATAATGGACCATAATATTTAGAACTGAATTAGGAAGTATTGACCGTGACGACAAGGTCCGCAAAGCTCGTGCTTCCGTTGTTCCAACATAACCATCCTTTTGAGCCTTCTCATCTGCTAAAAAGTCTGCTGGTGCTGTATTCTTTGCACGGTTTAATAGAATACTCTCTGGTTTATTCGCATTTGACACTTTAATATTTGGATCTATCTCAGGCTGAGCAACTCTCGCCGTAATATTAGTCTTATTCTCAAACCGCTTTTGAGCGAGTCGTTTTAAAGCATTGGGATCAATTTTATTGTTTACAATATCTGTTGTTTCCCCAATTAGATCAATCATCGTAACTTCGGAAATCCCATAAAACTCATGGAGACTCAAAATTAATTGTTGGTTCTCCAGTAAATCAGCATGAGTAATCTTGAAGAGTTGGCCAATGCGGTCCTCAACTAGAGTCCAATCAAAATCAGAGGTCTCCTCAACACTTATTGAAGGAACCTTATCTGATTTAGAGTTCTCAAAATCTTCTCTTTTTTCTTCAACAAGACTAGGACGGTTTCTTAAATCATCATCGTTAAGTCTGAATACTTCTAGAAACTTTTTAGAAATATCCTCAGTATTTTTTAAAATATCAGCTGATTTATAGTATTTATCGGCCAATCTGGAATATTCAGATTCACCTATTTTTTCCAACAGAAAAATACTCATTATGTCATCCGTGAAAAATTTCTTTGGAGTTGACGGAGTAAATAGTTGGTAAATTAGAAATGATCCCATATCATCACTTTTACTGAATGACTTAATTAACCCAAGAGCTTCTAGCCTTTGGCGTCCAGCAATAAAACTATTCACACCCATATCTAGCAACGCAAATAGAATCGAATGAGACTGTCGATTTGTAATCATTTCTTTGTTGGGAACTTTTGCCCAAAGTAACTGATAAATACTAAAAGCCTCTGGTCCTATCAATGGTAAATATAAGTCAGTCAAAACCTGACGGTCTTGATCGTTAAATTGTCCATTTGGTAGACACCAAAAGCCTGTTAAAGGAGTTAACTTATTATCATTAAAGTCTGACACACTAGTCCTCCTTGCTATCTTTATTATCCTTTTTATCGTTTGCCATCATTTCTTGAACTTCATTCATAAATCCACTCATATCCTTGAATTCACGATAAACACTAGCAAATCTGATGTAAGTAACATCATCAACATCAGCAAGCTCCTTCATCAGGTGCTCACCAATATCTTGTGATTTAACTTCATTTTCACCAGTTGCTCTAATTTCATTTTCTACTTTATCAACGATGGCATTCATCTGATCCATTGTAACTGGACGCTTTTCAGCGGCGCGAACTAGACCTCTAAGTAATTTATCACGTCGAAATTCTTCACGATTACCGTTTTTCTTTACAACTAGTAATGGCGATTTCTCGATCCTCTCAAAGGTAGTAAATCTTGTACCACAGTATTCGCACTCTCTTCTTCTACGGATTGCGCGACCTTCATCGCTTGGACGACTATCAACAACTTTAGATGAGTCGTGATGACAATGTGGACATATCATAAGCGTTCCTCTTTTCTAAACTAGAGTTGTTTTAAAAGTTTTGAGATCTGCACTTTTAAACTATCAATATCTTGAGAATTATCGATAACATAATCTGCCAATCTCTTTTTTCCTTCCATTGGCATTTGTGCATCGATTTTATCCTGGGCTGCTTGTTTACTCAAATTATTTCGTTTTATTAATCTCGTTAATTGTACTTCTGGTTCTATATATACCGCTATTGTAGCATTGAAATACTTTTCATAGCTACTTTCGAACAAAAGTTGGATTTCAAAAATATTAATCGTGTTGCTTGAATCTTGTTTCATTTTATCAATCATGTCAACTATTTGTTTTCTAATTATAGGTCCAGTAATACTATTTAGTATTTTCAACTGTCGCGCATCTGAAAAAACAATTCGACCCAACTTCTTTCGATTCAGTTGGCCATCCTCAAGCAAAACATTTTTACTGAATTGTTTGGTGATTTTTTTTAATCCAATTGAACCTGGTTTAACGACATCCCTCGCTACTTGATCTGCATCATAAATATTACAACCCAACTCTTTAAAAATTTCGAGTACTGTAGTTTTCCCAGCAGCAATTCCACCTGTTAGTCCATATACCTTACTCATTTGACTACCTGACACTTGGGACAGAAGTGAGTTCCACGACCACCGACTTTAATTTTTTCGATAGTTGTACCACAACGTGCACAAGGCTCGCCTTCTTTGCCATACACTTTCAATCGGTCCTGCATAGTTCCTTTATGACCATTGGCATCCAAATATGACCGGACTGTTGAACCGCCAGAAATAATTGCTGTCTGAATTTCTTTATTAGAGCAATCGATAATAATTTTGATGTCTTCATCAGTCAAATGATTGGCTGGGGTCTCAGGATGAATTTTTGCTTGCCACAAAACTTCATCAACATAAATATTACCCAGTCCACTCATTACTGACTGATCCAATAAGACCGTCTTAATATCCTTGCGATGTTTAACTATTCGCGGTTTGATATTTTCAAAAGTGAAACTGTCTGAAAGAGGCTCAGGGCCTAATTTCACCAATGACTTGTTTGAATCTAATGTTGCTGTTGGCCAAAGTTGCATCCGACCAAACTTTCTAACATCGTTATAGATCAACATCTGTCCATCATCTAATGTGAATATTGCATGAGAATGCTTATCAATCGCGGATTCATCTGATGATACACGATACTTCCCCTCCATTCTCAAATGACTAATAATCGTATAGCCATTGTCTAAATAAATTAAGAGAAATTTCGCACGACGTCCAATATTAGTGATACGAGCGTTCGTAACAGTCTCGATAAATTCGTCAACATTTCCTGTAATCAGATTTTGATACAAAATCTCAACATTAACTATCTTTTTATTTTTAACTTGTTCGACTAACCCTCGACGAACAGTTTCTACCTCGGGCATTTCGGGCATATTTATTCACCTACTATTTTGCCTCGTACCATGTTTTACCATGTGCTGATTCAACTTTCAAAGGAACATCTAGTTTCACAGCGGAATCCATGACACTCGGAACTAATTTTTCTAATGTTTCAATTTCTGATTTTGGTGCTTCAAAAATCATTTCATCATGTACTTGTAATAATAAATTAGCTTTTAAATCAAGTTCTTGTAATTTCTTTTGCATATTAATCATAGCTACTTTGATGATGTCTGCCGCACTACCCTGTATTGGCGTATTCATAGCTGTTCTTTGAGCAAAATTACGTAATGCAAAATTCTTAGCATGAATGTCTGGCAAGTAACGGCGGCGATGCATAATTGTCTCGACATAACCATTTTCACGAGCAAATTTCACGATATCATCCATATACTTTTTAACTCCAGGATACTGTTCAAAATAATTTTCGATGAATTGAGCAGCTTCCTTACGAGTAATTCCAATATTTTGGGAAAGACCATAATCACTAATTCCATAAACAATACCGAAGTTAGTAGCTTTTGCTTTTCGTCTCATATCGGGTGTAACTTCATCAGTACTATTCAACCCGAAAATACGCATAGCTGTGTGCGCATGGATATCATAGTCTTCCTTAAATGCTTCTTGCATGTTCTCATCACCTGAAATATGTGCGAGTACACGTAATTCAACTTGAGAATAATCAGCAGAAAACATTTCCCAATCTTCATGTTGAGGAACAAAAGCCTTCCTAATTTGTCTACCTTCATCGATACGAATGGGAATATTTTGTAAATTAGGTTCAATTGATGACAAACGGCCCGTTTGTGTCAACGTTTGTTGATAGATTGTGTGAATCTTGTTGTCAGGTTGAATAAATTTTTGCAGACCAACCGCATAAGTTGAGTTGATCTTTGAAATTTGACGATAATCTAAAATATCTTGAACAACTGGTGACTTATCTTTTAACTTCTCCAAAACATCAACAGCTGTTGAGTAACCGGTCTTAGTTTTCTTAATTACAGGAAGTTTCAAATCTTCAAATAAGACAACACCAAGCTGTTTAGGAGAATTAATATTAAATTCTTGGCCAGCTTCTTTATAGATATTCTTTTCAATTTCTGCCAATCTCTCAGCAAATGAATTTTCCATTTCCTTTAATTGAGAAACATTGACAGTTACACCTTGAAGTTCCATATCTGACAAAACAATTGTTAGAGGTAACTCAATTTCATCATATAAACTATCTTGATCGTTGTCCTTGAGTTCTTTTAACATTTGATCATGAAGTGTGTTGATTACTTGAGCTTGTTGGCAAAGGTAATTACTCAAATCCTTTGAATCTTCCGGAACTGCCTTTTTAACACCTTTTCCATAAAATTCATCTTCAGTTGGTAATTGATGACCATAGTTTTGGGCAACTAATCCAATATCAGTTTTGTTGTCATTAGTATCAAGTAAGTAAGCTACAAGCAACATATCGAAACTAACTCCAGAAATCTTTGCGCCATAGCGATTCAACAAAGCAATCGTACGTTTATAATCAAAAACATATTTTTCTTTAGTAGCGTCATTCAACCAGTTTTGTAATTCAATATTCTCTAAGATTGAAACATCATCAGTTGCATAATATTTACCAGCGCTTTCGATTGCCAATCCTATAATAGGCTCAACATGGTAATTCTCATCTAAGTTTTCTACGACGATAGTTTGCGGACTTTTGTCTGAGATGATTGTTTTAACAGTATCATCATTTAATTCGAGAAAATCAATTGTAGCAAGTTTTTCAACCGTTTCAGACGTATCAATATTCATCTTTTCAAGAAATGAATTAAATCCCATCTTTTGATAAAACTTGATTAATTGCTCTTGATTGTCGCCGACATATTCCAAGTCCGTCAATCCAATTTCAATTGGAGCATCTTTATTGATGGTTGCTAATTTCTTACTCAAAAAAGCTTGATCCTTGTCATGAATCAGATGCTCTTTTAACTTGCTCTTTTTCATTTCATCAACGTGCTCATACAAGCCTTCCATATTTCCATATTCGTTGATTAATTTGATAGCAGTCTTCTCACCAACTTTTTCAACACCAGGATAATGGTCTGAGTTATCACCCATTAATCCCTTCATATCAATAATTTGGTCAGGAGTAATCCCTAATTTTTCCTTAACATGTGCCGGTGTATATGCCTCAGTCTCAGTAACACCTTTCACATTTACACGAACGGTTACTTTATCCGTAGTTAATTGAGTTAAATCACGATCACCGGTAATGATGGTTACGTCCATATCACCTTCATCACCTAAACGTGACATAGTCCCGATAATATCATCAGCCTCGTAATTTTTTAACTCATAGGTTTTGATGCCACGAAGATTGAGCATCTCTTTAATCAAAGGCAATTGTTCCATTAATTCTGGTGGAGTCTTGGCACGAGTTCCTTTATAATCAGAAAACATTTCAGTTCTGAAAGTAGTCTTTCCAGCATCAAAAGCAACTAAAGCACTAGTTGGTTTTTCCTCTTTTAAAATAATATCTAACATATTATTAAATGCATAAAGAGCGTTGGTATGAACACCATCACCAGTCACAAACTTGTCAAGAACGTTGTGCATCGCAAAAAATGCTCTAAAGGAAACACTATTTCCATCAATTAGTAATAATTTTTTATTTTTTGACATATTTTCTCCCATTAAACCGCAGTTAATCATTATCTATCTTACCAAAAACACGACCCTTGTAACAGTTTTCGGCCATATCAAGGGAAATAAAAAAAGTTCGGAACGATTCCGAACTTTTTTTATTGTTGATTAGGATTTAATGTACTTAATATTTGTTCATAGGCTGTTTCATATTTTTGAACATCACCTGCACCCATGAATATCATGACAGCATTGTGATAGTCCAAAAGTGCAGACATATCTTCAAGTGTTAATACTTCTCCACCTTTATGAATCTTGTCGCCTAAGTCTTTACTTGTAATGTCACCGTGTTTTTCACGGATTGAACCAAAGATATTAGTCAAATAAACTTTATCAGCCAAATCAAGTGACTTAGCAAAATCGTCCATTAAAGCTAGTGTTCTGGTATAGGTATGTGGTTGGAAGACAGCAATTACTTCTTTATCAGGATATTTTTGTCTTGCAGCATCAATTGTAGCTTTGATTTCTTGAGGATGGTGAGCATAGTCATCAATGATAACCATATCAGCAACTTTCTTTTCACTGAAACGACGTTTAACACCACTAAATGTTTGCAATTCACGATTAATTAGTGCGTGGTCAAGATTTTCCATATGACCAACACCAATAACGGCTAGTGAGTTGAGTACATTGTGTTCACCATAAAGTGGAACTTGGAAATTACCAATATCTTTGCCGTCAATCGATACATCAAAAGATGAACCTTTGACTGTACGTTTAATATTAGTTGCACGAATATCATCTGATTCATCTAAACCGTAGTAATAGATTGGAGCATCAGCTTTAATTTCTTTAGCATGCTTATCTTCACCCCAGATGAAAATTCCCTTCTTAGTCTTACGAGATTCGGACTCAAAAGCATCAACAACATCGTTGATACCACCAAAGAAGTAATCTGGGTGATCAAAGTCGATATTTGTAATTACTAAATAATCAGGTGAATAATCGAGGAAGTGACGACGATATTCATCGGCTTCGAAAACAAAGAACTTTGCATCTTTTTCACCTTTACCAGTACCATCACCAATTAGGTAAGAAGTCCTGGCAATACCACTTAGAGTATGTGCTAATAGTCCAGTTGTACTTGTTTTACCATGAGAACCAGCAATTCCGATTGAAGTGTAATCAGAAACTAACTTACCAACCATTTGTGGATAAGTTACAACTGGCAAATGCATATCGTTGGCTTTTTTAATCTCCACTTGATCATCATCAAAAGCATTTCCTTTAACGATAGTTAAGCCTTCGTGAATGTTTTTCTCGTCAAATGGAAGAATCTTAATTCCAGCTTGTTCAAGTCCTCTTTGTGTAAAGGTATATTTATCTATATCTGATCCTTGAACTTCATATCCTAAGTCTTTTAAAATCAATGCTAAGGCACTCATACCAGTACCTTTTATTCCAACAAAATGATAAACAGTCTTTTCCATAATTACTCCTATGCGAACATTTTCTCAGCGGCAACAAAGTCAAAAGCGTCGCCGGCTTTTCCATCATTTAGAACTAAGATTCCACGTGCTTTAGGAGCATTAGGAATACCTAATTCTTTAGCTGAACAAATCATTCCGTAGCTATCAACACCACGAAGTGCTCCTGGCCAAATCTCCATACCAGTCGGCATAACTGCTCCTGGCAAGGCAACTACAACCAATTGTCCCTGGTCAATGTTAGGTGCACCACAAACAATTTGGACTGGCTTATCCAAGCCAACATCAGTTTGTGTGATATGTAAATGATCAGAATCAGGATGTTCTGTCATTTCGTCAACATGACCAATGACAAATTTTGGTGAAACGTCTTCTGATAACGTGTCATCAAAACCGGCATCCAGAATGACTGAGTTTAAAATATCAACTTGTCCAGCATCCAGATGAAGTTGACCATTTTCAGTCAAATTCAACTCTTCTGCTAGACCAAAAAAATTGAAACCAATGGTTTCATTAGTTTCAGTATTAAAAATTCGAACTACATTGTCTTTCTTATCAGATGATTGCTTCACATCAGTATCATCTGCCAACTCTACTATTAAAACGTCACCTAAGACGCTTGGATTATAAAAGCTTAGTAACAAGTTAGTACCCTCACTCAAATTTATTTGTTGATTACCGAGTTAACAAAATTCTCTACTTCTTCTTTTGTCTTACGGTCTTTATTTACTAGTCTACCAATTTCTTGACCATTTTCAATAATAACAAAGCTTGGAATTCCCATAATTCCCAAATCACGGGCCATATCCATGTTATTGTCACGATTAAAACTGATCCATTGGAAATCAGAATACTCGTCTTCCAGTTCAGGTAGCTTAGGTTCGATAAATTTACAATCTGGGCACCAATCTGCGTAGAAGAACAAAATAAACTTTCCGTTTTTTGTAACCTCTTTGTAATCGTTTACACCAAAATCTTCAAATTTTTTCATGGTTTTCTTCACCTCATATTTTGAATATACTTTTTTCAATCAAAACGGTCAATTAAACAGCTCTTATCTAGCTTGTAGATACATAATAGTGTTAATATAAACTTATAAAAACATCAAGGAGTGATTTAGATATGAGTAAAAAAGGTATTGGTTCCGTTATTTTTGCTGGTACTATTTTAGCTGCGGGTGCAGCTGCTACTGTTCTAGTAAAACATCATTTAGATAGTGAAAAGATTATTGATAAAGTAAAGTCAGTTCTCGGAGAAGACAGTAAAGTCATCGGATCATGGGTTGAACCATTTTATCAACGTGTTGATGTTAATGGTCAAACTTCATGGGGAATCGTCGGCGGTGTAACAACTATGGACGACTTCGATGTTTCACAATATCACTTCATTGCTGATGCAGTATCAGGCGAACTACTTAACATCAAAAAAGTACAATAATTGCAAACTTTAAAAATGGGCTTTCAGGTAATTAATCCTGAAGCCTTTTTTTGAGAACTTTTCTTCATATTCAGTTTGAATATTGTTCTGATTAAGTGCTTCATTGTTATGTAGATCAAGTGATATCTCATCGAATTTCATTCCAAAATTATTCATACTGATAAGTGAGTATTCAAATAATCCTTGATTATCAGTTTTGAATCTAAGATATCCATCATCTTTGATAATAGCTTTGTATTGTTGTAAGAAGGCTTTATAAGTAAGCCTTCTTTTTTCGTGCCTAGTTTTTGGCCATGGATCCGAAAAGTTTAAATACAGTCCATCAATCTCGTTCTCACCAAACAATTCTGTTAACTTTGAACCGTTGTCTAAAAGTAACTGCAAATTAGGTAATCTCATCTCAACTTGCTTTTTGAGTAGTAAAGCAATTGCACCCTCTTGAACTTCCATGGCAATGTAATTATTTTGTGGGTTTGCTTTGGCTAAATCTGTGATGAATCTTCCCTTACCTGAACCAACTTCTAAAAATAAAGGTTGTTCTTTTTCAAATTTACTTTTCCACTTACCTTGCATCCCTTCTGGTTGGATTGAGATTAAATCAAGATTCTCATTGATCATATCTTTTGCCCAAGGTTTATTTCTTAATCGCATTAAATTTCTCCGTTTCATTATAAAAGAGCTCTCAATTTGCGAGCCCTTCTAAGTAATTAATTTAAATACTTTTTTAGTTGACGAGGCATGTAGAAGTAATTTACAAAACCAATTACCAATAATCCTGCAACGATAATTATCAAACTGTTAATACTAAATCCGAATTTATATAATACAGCAAAAATACTTACAAACCACTGAATTAATAATAAAATATTACTAATTTTTGTAAAATCAGCAATTTTACTCTTTCCTGATACCGGATATAATCTCTGCATAAGATTTTGCATAACTTCTTTAAAGCAAGGTTTTAACTGGAAACCAACTAAATAGATGAATAGCATTTCCACTATTAATGAAATATAGAAGTTATCAATCAGACATAATAGGATTGCTTGAATAATTGTTAATCGTAAAAATAGACCCATGTATTCATTATTTCTAACTACTCCACGTGCAAATAGATAAAAATAGGTATTTTTATGTTCATTCTTTATACCACTAAATAAGAAATCGAGCCACTTACGTCGCTTAATTTTACTTGATACACCAGGAACATCAGTAAATAAGTTATAAAATCTTTTAACTCTAAACATTCTTTGATTTTCATCAGCAATAGCTTTTTGCCACTGAAGTTGTCCAGATTCAATTAGCTTTTTAGTACGAGTTGCAACTGCAAACCATACGACAACTGTTACTAATGGAGCAATCATTAGCAATGTATAGACTGATATCAAAAGCACAATTAAATACGCTATATTAGCAAATAGTTTGGAGTCGATACCCCAGACTTTATTTTTTTTATATAGGCCTAAGAGTTCCACGTCCAAAAGTAACATCTTATATGCAGCCGCAGAAACACCTAAAAGGACTAAATTCAAAATAGAAATATTTGCCGCTTTAAATGCAAATGGTGAAATTAAAAATGTTACTACTACGATGAAAAAGATTGGTAAATATCGGCTATAGTTTTGTGCGGATCTAAAGTACTGATAAAACTCTTTTTCTCTAACAAGTAAAAATGTACTATCTGGGTCTTCCATAAGAGATGCAATGTGCCCAGTCTGCACAGCTATAAATAATATTAATGCAATAACAATTTTTCCAAACCACAACTCAGAATGAATAGTATCTAAAACGTTTGAATACCAAAATCCAAGTGCGCCCAGCAATACCATGAACGCTATAACAAAGGTATCATTAAAAATTAATCTTAAATATTTAAATTGATCAAGTTGATGTCTTCTTAATCGTTCTTTCCAAAGTTCTAACATTATAAGTCCTCGTGTGACATCTTGATATAAATATCATCCAAATTTGCATCCTGCATGTCAAATTTAGCTTTCAATTCATCAAGAGTTCCGTCAGCTCTGACTTGTCCATGGTTTAGAAGAATAAATTTATCGGCATGGTCTTGAACAGTTGCTAAAATATGAGTCGACATCAAAACTGAACAACCTGCTTGTTTCTTTTCTTCTACTAAGTTTAATAAATCATTTACGGCTAATGGATCAAGCCCAGTGAACGGTTCATCAATAATAAACAATCTGGCATTTGTCATAAATGCACAAACAATCATAACTTTTTGCTTCATACCTTTTGAAAAATTCTGTGGAAACCAGTCTAACTTGTTATCTAAACGGAACATTTTCAAAAGTCTTGTGGCATTATTCCACGTTTCATCATGATCAAGTCCATAAGCCATTATCGATAAATCAATGTGTTCCTTTAAAGTAAGTTCAGGATACAAGATTGGCATTTCTGGCACATACGCAATTTTTTTGCGATAAGTCTCAACATCCTGGTTCAAGCTCATTCCATCAATTAAAATTTGACCACTTCTAGGTGTAAGTAATCCGATAATATGCTTAATCGTAGTTGATTTACCTGCACCATTTAATCCAATTAATCCGACCACTTGGCCATTATTAACGTTGAATGATTCCTTTTTTAAGACAGCTACTTGACCATAGCCACCTGTTAAATCTTTAATTTCCAAAGTCATAGAAAAACCACCAGTATCTGTTTTTATAGTACTGAATATGATAGCATGAAGTTAATTTTATTGCTGTTTTGAAAGGGGAATTTATATGGACGACTGTATTTTTTGTAAAATAATTAGAAACGAGATACCTAATATCACTGTTTATGAAGATGATGATATTAAGGCTTTCTTCGATATCTCACAAGTAACACCCGGCCATACGTTAGTTGTGCCAAAGAAACATGTTCAAAATATTTTCGAATATGATGAAGATTTAGCACAAAAAGTTTTCAAAAAGGTACCAATGATTGCGAGAGCTATTAAGGCTTCTAACAAAAATATCATTGGCATGAACATTTGCCTAAATAATGGTGAAATTGCCTACCAAAGTGTTATGCACTCACATATTCATTTAGTTCCTCGTTATGGTAAGGATGACGACTTCTCAATGACTTGGGGAGACAACACCGGTAAAGCAACTAATGAACAACTTCAAGAACGCGCAAATAACATCAAGAAAAATTTGGAGGCATAATATGAGTTTTATAGTAGGCTTTGTTTTAGGCTCAATGTCTGGAGTGGCAGCTGAATACTACCAATCAACATATGCAACACCTAAACATTATAATAACAACATCGTGAAGAATATAAAAGATTTAAAGAATGATTTTGTCGACCTTGCTCATCAATCAAAAGACGCCATGTCAACAGTTACTGATATTAAGAACGATGTTGTAAATTATACTAAAGATATACAGCCTGATGTATCAGAACTTAAAAAATCAGTTTCAGAACTTCAAGGAAACATTGAAAAGATGCAGAATTTAAACAAGTAAATTGTGAACTTTTTGTGTTTTTTTTGCTAATTACTAATCAACCCAAGCAATTTTATGGTATTCTCTTCAATTGTAGACATATTAAATAAGGATGTGTAAAGATGAACAAGAAATGGACTAAATGGATCTTAGCTATTGCGGGTCTATTATTAGTAACAGTTGTTGCTGGTTGTTCCGGTAATAAAACGGTTGCTACATTAAAAGGTGGTAGAATCACCCAAAATGATTACTACAAGGAACTTAAGAGTTCTTCTGCTGGTAAGCAACAACTTCAAACAATGATCATCTCAAAAGCTCTTGAGAATCAATATGGTAAAGATGTTACAAGCAAGCAAGTTGATAAAGAATACAACAAGTACAAGAGTCAATATGGTTCTTCATTCAGTTCTATTCTTCAACAAAATGGTATGACAACTGCTCAATTCAAGAAAAACATTCGTACTAACCTACTTACAAAAGTAGCTCTTGAAAAGAACAAAAAGATTTCAGATAGTGACTACAAGAAACAATGGAAGTCATATACACCAAAGATTACTGTTTCACAAATTACCGT encodes:
- the ytpR gene encoding YtpR family tRNA-binding protein, producing MLLSFYNPSVLGDVLIVELADDTDVKQSSDKKDNVVRIFNTETNETIGFNFFGLAEELNLTENGQLHLDAGQVDILNSVILDAGFDDTLSEDVSPKFVIGHVDEMTEHPDSDHLHITQTDVGLDKPVQIVCGAPNIDQGQLVVVALPGAVMPTGMEIWPGALRGVDSYGMICSAKELGIPNAPKARGILVLNDGKAGDAFDFVAAEKMFA
- a CDS encoding HIT family protein, translating into MDDCIFCKIIRNEIPNITVYEDDDIKAFFDISQVTPGHTLVVPKKHVQNIFEYDEDLAQKVFKKVPMIARAIKASNKNIIGMNICLNNGEIAYQSVMHSHIHLVPRYGKDDDFSMTWGDNTGKATNEQLQERANNIKKNLEA
- a CDS encoding thioredoxin family protein translates to MKKFEDFGVNDYKEVTKNGKFILFFYADWCPDCKFIEPKLPELEDEYSDFQWISFNRDNNMDMARDLGIMGIPSFVIIENGQEIGRLVNKDRKTKEEVENFVNSVINK
- a CDS encoding ABC transporter permease, whose amino-acid sequence is MLELWKERLRRHQLDQFKYLRLIFNDTFVIAFMVLLGALGFWYSNVLDTIHSELWFGKIVIALILFIAVQTGHIASLMEDPDSTFLLVREKEFYQYFRSAQNYSRYLPIFFIVVVTFLISPFAFKAANISILNLVLLGVSAAAYKMLLLDVELLGLYKKNKVWGIDSKLFANIAYLIVLLISVYTLLMIAPLVTVVVWFAVATRTKKLIESGQLQWQKAIADENQRMFRVKRFYNLFTDVPGVSSKIKRRKWLDFLFSGIKNEHKNTYFYLFARGVVRNNEYMGLFLRLTIIQAILLCLIDNFYISLIVEMLFIYLVGFQLKPCFKEVMQNLMQRLYPVSGKSKIADFTKISNILLLIQWFVSIFAVLYKFGFSINSLIIIVAGLLVIGFVNYFYMPRQLKKYLN
- a CDS encoding ABC transporter ATP-binding protein, with the translated sequence MTLEIKDLTGGYGQVAVLKKESFNVNNGQVVGLIGLNGAGKSTTIKHIIGLLTPRSGQILIDGMSLNQDVETYRKKIAYVPEMPILYPELTLKEHIDLSIMAYGLDHDETWNNATRLLKMFRLDNKLDWFPQNFSKGMKQKVMIVCAFMTNARLFIIDEPFTGLDPLAVNDLLNLVEEKKQAGCSVLMSTHILATVQDHADKFILLNHGQVRADGTLDELKAKFDMQDANLDDIYIKMSHEDL
- the murC gene encoding UDP-N-acetylmuramate--L-alanine ligase codes for the protein MEKTVYHFVGIKGTGMSALALILKDLGYEVQGSDIDKYTFTQRGLEQAGIKILPFDEKNIHEGLTIVKGNAFDDDQVEIKKANDMHLPVVTYPQMVGKLVSDYTSIGIAGSHGKTSTTGLLAHTLSGIARTSYLIGDGTGKGEKDAKFFVFEADEYRRHFLDYSPDYLVITNIDFDHPDYFFGGINDVVDAFESESRKTKKGIFIWGEDKHAKEIKADAPIYYYGLDESDDIRATNIKRTVKGSSFDVSIDGKDIGNFQVPLYGEHNVLNSLAVIGVGHMENLDHALINRELQTFSGVKRRFSEKKVADMVIIDDYAHHPQEIKATIDAARQKYPDKEVIAVFQPHTYTRTLALMDDFAKSLDLADKVYLTNIFGSIREKHGDITSKDLGDKIHKGGEVLTLEDMSALLDYHNAVMIFMGAGDVQKYETAYEQILSTLNPNQQ
- the trmB gene encoding tRNA (guanosine(46)-N7)-methyltransferase TrmB, with the protein product MRLRNKPWAKDMINENLDLISIQPEGMQGKWKSKFEKEQPLFLEVGSGKGRFITDLAKANPQNNYIAMEVQEGAIALLLKKQVEMRLPNLQLLLDNGSKLTELFGENEIDGLYLNFSDPWPKTRHEKRRLTYKAFLQQYKAIIKDDGYLRFKTDNQGLFEYSLISMNNFGMKFDEISLDLHNNEALNQNNIQTEYEEKFSKKGFRINYLKAHF